atggggtttcaccacgttggccaggctggtctcgaactccttacctcgagatctgcccgccttagccttccaaagtgctgggattataggcgtgggccaccacgcctggcagccATCTTCCTTCTACTTAGAGTTCCTGTTCCCAGGCCTAGTAAGCATCTCATAGACATCAAACAAGTCACAGGAGTCTTCAGCTTGTCATTGGAATTGTAGGCGTGGATATGGCCTCCTGGAAGTACAGAATTAGTACTACCGAGAGGCCAAAGGTACAGTCATGTCCTTAGTCCCAGAAGGCTCAGACATATCCCAGGCCCTTTCCACACACTTAaacagctaatttatttttttctctttattgttaCATACAATGTATAAACACATAAAACGGAAAACAGTAGGGATCCTCTTGGATCTCTAGGAAGACAGTAAGGTAGAAAGTCATCtcagaaacatttttttgaaGTACAAGACATTCAGTGCTCGGACCAAAGGTGTAGAAGGTTTAGAGCCAGCAGATAGCTGGACTAAaggctccctctctctccccagagCCAGGACAACCCCAGGGAGCTCTCCATTAGCAGCCAGTCCACACAGGCAGGATGCTGTGGAGAAAGCTCTATGCTGAGAACATTCTCCTTGATGGGAAGAAGGGCAACACAAAAGGGTAACTAAGAGCTCCTTCCTCCCACGAGGGCGACAACcgaggaaaagaaaaggagtgtTCCATGTCACTCGGACCCCTCCCCAGCTGCCTTGGGCCCAGATGCCCCCATATGTGGCGTTTACCAGAACCTGTCCCAGCTCAGACCCTGCCTAGACCCACCAGGTGCCCAAAATTCTCTGGGGAGGGCCAGGGAAGAGGCTGGGTGTCAAAGCAAACAGATCTTTATTTGCAGTCATCACTGGGGCCGTTTCTTGCTACTTATTTGTCTGCTAGCCTGCTCTTCCAGCTGCATGGCCAGGCGCAAGGCCTTGATGACATCTGGAAGAAAGGGGTAGTGGTACATATGGGGTTAGTGAGAGTCTGAGGAGCCCCCATTCACTCAAGGCAGAGCTGCTATCACTTGCAGCTGCCCAAGAGCCAGCAGAGGCCACCATCGTCCACCTGCACCCCATCCAGCCATACCCACCTCGCAGGGCCGAGAAATGCTTGGCTTGCTGGGCCAGAGCAAATTCCGCTTTGTTCACAAAGGTCTCTAGGTCATAGTCCGGCTGCTCAGTCATCTCAGAGAGCTCAAGCCAATCTGGTCCTTGCTACAACACAGGGAGGACCTTGTCAGTTCACTAACCATTTAGCAAATCATTCCTGGGGTCCTAACAACTGCAATGCAGACAACTGAGCAAGATGCCTTACCTCTGGTCCATGACCCACACCCTGCCTGTGCACCCTCTTCCCAAGGAAATCTTTAGCTTGAATTCACCCTCTTCCTAACccaagcttctttcttcttttctttttttttttttgagacggagtttcactcttgttgcccaggctggagtgccatggtgcgatctcggatcaccacaacctccactccccgagtttaagggattctcctgcctcagcctcccaagtagctgggattacaggcatgtgccaccacgcctggctaattttgtatttttagtagaaacagggtttctccatgttggccaggctggtctcgaactcccgaccttaggtgatccaccagcctcagcctcccaaagtgctgggattacaggcctgaggaaCCATTCCTGGCCTCCTACCCCAAGCTTATCCCCATCTCTTATATCAAACGAATAACATCATTGGTCCTGATGCCCAAGCTAGAAATttgagtgattttatttttattttttttgagatggagtctcactttgtcacctaggctggagtgaagtggcgtgcaatcctggctcactgcaacttccgcctcccaagtttaagcgattctcctatctcagtctcccgactagctgggactacaggtgcacgccaccacatccagctaattttcttttttctttgagacagagtcttgctctgtcgtcaggctggagtgcagtggcgcgatctcggctcattgcaacctccgcctcccgggttcaagcgattcccctgcctcagcctcccaagtagctgggactacaggtgcgtgccaccacgcccagctaattttattttttagtagagatggggtttcaccatgttggccaggatggtcttgatctcctgaccttgtgatccacctgcctcagcctcccaaagtgctgggattacaggcgtaagccaccatgcccagtctgagTGACTTTATTCTTTCACCCTACTTGTCACCAAATCTTCCCCAATTCTGCTCCCTAAATGGttctttttattacaatttttgctGCTCACACCACCTttgggatatttatttatttttattttttgtagagatggggccatgttgcccaggctggtctcgaactcctgggctcaagtgatcttccttccttgacctcccaaagtgttgagattacaggcatgacccacttcACCTGgccaaatgattattttatttttgagacaatcttgctctatcgcccaggccggagtgcagtggcaccatctcggctcactacaaccttcgcctcctgggctcaagtgattcttctgccttagcctcccaagtagctgggattacaggcacctgccaccacgcctggctaatttttgtatttttagtagagacggggtttcaccatgttggccaggctggtctcgaacacttgacctcaggtgattgcctACCTGATCAcctgattcttttaaaataataaatatacagccgggcgcagtggctcacgcctgtaatcccagcactttgggaggtcgaggcgggtggatcacctgaggttggagttcgagaccagtccgaccaacatggagaaaccctgtctctactaaaaatacaaaattagctgggcgtggtggcacatgcctgtaactccagttacttgggaggctgaggcaggagaattgtttgaacctgggaggcggaggttgcggtgagccgtgatcgtgccattgcattccaccctCAACcccaaaacaagcaaacataaaACAACCAGATaataggctgagcatggtggctcacactcgtaatcccagcactttgggaggctgaggcaggcggatcacttgaagtcaggagctcaagaccagcctggccaacatgataaaaccccatctctactaaaaatacaaaaaatggccgggcgcggtggctcaagcctgtaatcccagcactttgggaggccgagacgggcagatcacgaggtcaggagatcgagaccatcctggctaacacagtgaaaccccgtctctactaaaaaatacaaaaaactagccaggtgaggtggcgggcgcttgtagtcccagctactcgggaggctgaggcaggagaatggcgtgaacccgagaggcagagcttgcagcgagctgagatcccaccactgcactccagcctgggggacagagtgagactctgtctcaaaaaaaaaaaaaggccgggcgcggtggctcaagcctgtaatcccagcactttgggaggccgagatgggcggatcacgaggtcaggagatcgagaccatgctggctaacacggtgaaaccccgtctctactaaaaaatacaaaaaattagctgggcgaggtggcgggcgcctgtagtcccagctactcgggaggctgaggcaggagaatggcatgaacccgggaggcggagcttgcagtgagctgagatccggccactgcactccagcctgggcgacagagcgggactccgtctcaaaaaaaaaaaaaatacgaaaaattagacgggcatggtggcaagcacctgtaatcccaggtactcaggaggctgaggcaggagaattgcttgaacccaggaggcggaggctgcagtgagccaagattgcaccactaaactccagtctgggtgacagagtgagattctctcaaaaacaaaagcatatatatagagagagtacatattttggggggtaCCTTTTAAGATTTTGATGCTTGTATATCTAAATGGTTCGTGAATCTCATGCCCTCATTCCAATCCCATGAACACGGACACAGCTTGGTATAGGCactagtttctctctttttttttttcccccgagatggagtcttgctctgtcacccaggctagagtgcagtggtgcgatctcggctcactgcaaccttcgcctcccgggttccagtaattctcctgcctcagcctcccaagcagctgggattacaggcacccgccaccacacttggctagttttttgtatttttagtagacacggggtttcgccatgttggccgggctggtctcaaactcctgacctcatgatccacctacctcggcctcccaaggtgttgggattacaagcatgagccaccgtgtctggctggCACTAGTTTTTCTTGAACCCTTTCCAACAATCTCCTAACTGCCTCTACTTTTGCTTTTCCCAAGCTCCCAAACCAGGCTCCACATGGTGACCATATGATATATCTAAAGCTCTGACATGCCCATGTCACCACTCTGCTTAACACCCTCCAAAGGCTTCCACTGTCCTCATGATGCAGTCCAGGCCTGTGACCATCTAGAAGGCTCTTTAGCATCAGATCCCTGCTGACCTGTCCACAGCCTTAATTACCCTCCATCACCTGTTCATTCCTTTTGCTTTGACCACAGTGAGCCTCTCATTCATCCTGAAAGTGCCATGTGCTTACAAAACTCTGTACCCCTGAGCACTCCAGGAAGGGGAGGACAGGCCTGAGCACTTACTCTTCACAGTCCCTCCTCAGTTACACCTGCCCCAAGttcttccttcctgctctgcAATCCTGAGCGCCCCACCATTAGGACGTAAATTCCTGCCTCCTGGTCACTTCCTCTTCCACAGTAGGGATTACAGTAGCAGGGGCACCTACCACTTACTAAACCCTGGCCACACACTGGGTACTGTGCTGATGCTTTATAAGCATATTACGGAACCCTCAAATACAACCATCCTACCTTGACCATTTCAGAGATgcaaaaactgaggcccagtgaggCTAAATGACTTTCATAAGGAAATCAGCTTGTTAATGGAAGAGATAGGATTGATCTCAAGTCACACCCTTAGGGCCTATTACCTATACTTCATGTTTTTTGGCCCTTGGATCCAGCACAAGAGTTGCAACATTCAccaaaaaaacaagagaagatCCCTGCATATGGATCACCCTTCAAATCCTCTATCAGGAGCATGGAGGAGAGACTGGCTCTGGTTAGTGTGATGTCAGAAAGCCTACGTGTGCCAACCTGCAGAAGGGGTTGTGATAATTAGAAGAACAGCTGGGTTAATAGGCAAAGCATTAAAGAGTGCTGGTGTAGAGGGCTGCTTCTTGCTACCCCAATGTGAACACCTGTGGGAACAAGACCCAGGTCATGTTCTGGGAATGGTACGGAACACACTGAGGGCCGTGATGCATCCAGTTCTCTGGCCAGGGCCAGCTGCCTACCTGTATGATCTCCTTGAGCTCTTCCACAGCCCTCTCCTCCAGCTCCCTGATCTGAGTCATGGCTTCGTTAAAGCTGGACATCTGGGAAGACAGTTCCTCCTCTTCCTTGGATAACTGAGAGGGCCAAAAAGAAAGACAATTGTGTGATCAGTTGCCACCTCAGCAGGCCACACTTCTGTCTTGCTTGGCCCCATCCTGGTCCTTACATTGCCTGGAATCAGCGCCCCGTTAGAGCAGGCTTCCATCTCTTCTGTTTCCATTTGAATCAACTGCTCTCCACTGGGCCCACTGTGGGGGCTCAGCTCCTTGACCCTGAGGAAACAAGGAGGTCTCAGATCCCCACAGCAGCCCCCTTGGTACTCACCACAGAAGCGCGGTACCATCCAGGCTTCGAGGCTTGAGGCTCCAAGGGAATGGAATGGCAACCTTGCCTTCAGCCAGGAGAGAGTCAACTAAAGCTGGACTGGAAAAGCCCCTCACCTTGCTGACTCCCCAGCAGGGCCCAGAGAGGACTGGGACAGACCTAGCTTTATGGCTGAACTCCCAAGTCCCAGGTTCAGAGTCACAGAGGACTATACAGTAGGCCCCGAGGCCCCAGAGCCTCCTCCCCTCTCATCACTGCCCTTCCCTTGCCCAGTCCTGTTCCCCATCCCACCTAGCTGTAGGTACTAGTACCTGTCTGCATATCTCAGTGTGTTTAAAGTATATTCACAGGAGCTTATGCCCGGTGAGATCGTGGCAATCTGCAAAAGAGGGATGGGTGATTAAAGGCTGAGAGGCACAGTGAGGATGCTAGATAGCCTGCCCCCGAGGGGCCTCCACTTGGAGTTTCTTCAAGCTTCGGAGACCCACATGGTATTGATGGGAGGACTCATTTAGCACTGTGCTGTGCTAGGCCACTTGCCCCATGGGCATTGCAAATTAAGATGCCTCAGACTTTGGTTTCCTACTTTCAAAGACACATCTAATTATCTTTCGCTTCATTATTCCTTTACTGAGACAGTCTTCCTACCGAGGtcctatcttttcttttcttttttttgagacggagtctcactctgttgcctagacaagagtgcagtggtgcgatcttggctcaccgcaagctccgccttccgggttcatgccattctcctccctcagcctcctgagtagctgggactacaggtgcctgccaccacacccggctaatttttgtattttttagtagagatggggtttcaccacattagccaggatggtctcaatctcctgaccttgtgatccacccacctccgcctcccaaagtgctgggattacaggcgtgagccaccgcgcccagcccaaggTCCCATCTTAAAGCTCTGTGGCTTCTGCTGGAAACTTCAGTTCCCTTAGGCCAAGGGATAATGCCTTAGGTACAGGGTTTAGAGCTTAGTCAGAAAATCCTACCTTCCTTATGAAAAAGGCCCCTACCCAAAGGGTAGGGGAGAATATTCTCTTGAGGGGAAGGATGGCAGATCTCACATACAAGGGCTTGGGGATAAAACAGGGAAGAGGAAGTCATTCAAGAACACAGCTTTATGATCCAGGCTATTTCTATTTTCTAGGCTGGGAGCCAATGAACCTGAGGGAAGCCATGGAAGAAACAAGGACTTCCCTTTCCTGCTGACCCAAAGGCCCATCTTCTGAATTCTGGAACCCCTTTTTCATCCGGTAATGGAGGAATGACCTCTCCCAAAGCAAGAGCTGCATCTACACATCTTAAAGGGAATAGATCCCTTCCTCCCCGCTTGGTTAGGCCACGAGGAGGCTGGTGCATTAAAGCAGGATCTGGAATCTCAGTAGTCACAGTAGAGCCTGGAAATGCAGGCAGCTGGCAGTGCTGAGCTTCCAGCCCAGGGACAGGACTGTCTGTGGAAGGCAACTCTGTCTCCTCTTGCACCATCACCTTCAAAGTGACCCTACTCACCATGCAAGTCCTAGAGTTCTCCCCAATGAAGGAGTCCCTCAGCACCTGTGTCAGCTTGCTCTCACGGAACGGGGTGTGAGCCTTGTTCTGTCCCAGGGCCCTGATGCACTCCTGTGGGGGCAGCAGGAACAACTGAGGTCCCTTCTTTCCTTGCACTGACCCCTCCCCATCCCTTCCCAGCAGCTCTCCCGGCCAACCAGCTCTAACTGCCCCACTACCTTCAGGGCTAAGAGACTCTTGTTGATTTCTGCGCCCTCCATGCGGGTCTGCCGGTCAGCACTGGAAGTGTCTGCACCTCGCTCATTCCCTGCCAGATCTACCAAAGAGAACTTGCCATGCATTCTCCCTTTAGCTCGAAGAAGAATCTGGAAGCAGGCGTGGGAGCGGGAGGAATTGGAGTTGGCAAATGTCTGCCCAGAGGTTCTGTGGTAAAGAAAGGTTATGAGATTCTGTGGTCACCAGCCCCCAAGGCACCCAAGTCCACAGACGTTCTCTaggaagggaaggacacagaTTAGGAGGCGAAGAAATCCTGTGTCTTCCTGTCCCAGGCTTCCATCTTGCCCTCCCTGGGTAGCAATTCTCCCTCCAGCTCTGGACCTAATACATTTTCCTGGCAGCCAAATTAGTACTGGATTCTGGACTAGGGAATCCAGTCCTTTGCCAGACCTGGAGCCCTAGAAGGACATGGGGAAGGATAAATTGCCTCTGCTACAAAGGGCCCACAAGGAACGGGGAAGCTGTCATGAACCACCTGCCAGAACTTGAGGACCCTGTAGAGGGCAgccccctccctgggcctccatAGCTGCCTAGCGCTCCACTGTACCAATATCCACAGCCCTAGTGGAAAAGTGCTCCCCTACTTCTGTGCAGAGGGGGTATGAACCCATTACTTCCAGCCCAGAACAGACCCAGAGCTCCTGACTTCCACCACAAAGGGAGGGAAGAGCAAAGAGGAACCCAGAGAAGCCAGGAAGCATGACTTTGGGGTAACACTTtgacttgtttttttaatttttttgagagagtcttgctctgccatgcagactggagtgcagtggtgcgatcatagctcactgcaacctcgaactcctggcctgaagtgatcctcttgctttgttttcccaaactgctgagattataggtgtgagccactgtacccgaccTGACTTGGTTCTGATTAGCCTCTGGCCCTGGGgtcatatgtctttttttttgagacggagtgtcgctctcgcccaggctggagtgcagtggccagatctcagctcactgcaagctccgcctcccgggttcaagccattctcctgcctcagcctccctagtagctgggactacaggcgcccgccgcctcgcccggctagttttttgtattttttagtagagacggggtttccccgtgttagccaggatggtctcgatctcctgacctcgtgatccgcccgtctcggcctcccaaagtgctgggattacaggcttgagccaccgcgcccggccctcatatGTCTTATAGAGACCCTATTAAGCAGAGGCCTTCGCAGCCCTTACCAAACTGGGCAAAGCAGCACTCTGTGTAAATAGAAATGTGCTCAGAGTTAGACTTTACTCATGAACCAGACATGAGAAGGTCGCTCCTTCCCCCGCACCAGGACTCTGACCTGCAGGCGCTGCCCATGTCGATCATCTTAATGACGTCATCAGCAGAGTTAACCAGGTGCTCCTGCAGCCCCACCACTTGCACCTGTTGCTTGCCGTCCTCCAGCACGCGCAGCTTGGCCTTCTTGTTGAGCAGGTCAAACAGCTGTGCCAGGCAGGGGGAATGAGGCTAAGGCCACTGGGCACCAGGGACCCTACCCGACTGCTCCCTCCTACAGAGCCTGCCCAGCTCAGACAAAAGCCAGCAGCAGGAAAGGCAGAGAACATGAGATAATGGATGTCAGCCTAGCAGAGGGCAATATACTTGGGATCTGAGCCAAACTGCCTCAGTTTACTGTGACTCTGGTaccttactagctgtgtgagcCTGGGCAAGTTAATAACCACTCTAGCCTTGCATCTCATCTGTAAAGCCGAGACAGATAGCACTTAGAATAGCACATAGCTCCTAATCCtaatatcttattattattttgagacggagtttagctcttgttgcccaggctggagtgcaatggcacaagctctgcctcctgggttcaagtgattctcctgcctcagcttcctgagtagctgggattacaggtgcccacaaccatgcccagctaatttgttgtgtgtttttagtagagatggggtttcaccatgttagccgggctggtctcgaactcctgacctcaggtgacttgcctgccacagcctccccaagtgctgggattataggcatgagtcaccacgcccagtcccTAATATCTTATTAATGATAAACATTAGCTATTTTATTATCTAGATCCCACTCTAGGGAAAGCAACTCTGTAGAAGCACACAGTGCATACAGAGAGGGGTGGAAAGAGATATATGGAGGTGCGGGAAGGGAAAGAATGAATATGAGACTGAATGTGCACAATCAGGGAAGAAGGGATGAAGGAAATAGGCTGAGGGAGGTCAGGACACACACAGGCAAACCTGGCACCTGAGAGGGGGCCCTGAGGAGTATTCTTGCCATATTTGTTGAACTTAGGTGCCATCTCACCATCAGATGAAACCCCCTACACGTGCATGCCAGGGCAGAGTGGCCCATCAGTGGCTTGACAGCTAATAGGTTTTTGGCTTCAACTTCTAGCCAACTTCAAGGTTTTAAAATGTGCTGGGTCCCAACAGTGTAAACAAGGGGCTTCCCACCAGCTACCTTCCCATTGTAGATCTCGAAGAATGTCACATAGACTTCCAAGCCCAATTTCCGGTAGCAGGGTTGATTCTTCAGGAGGAAGACGTCCCGGGCTGAGGGAGAGAACCTTGCTAAGCAAACAACATGCCTTTTGGTACCCAACCCTGAAGCAGCAGTACACAGTACTTACAGGCCATGGCGTAAATCCCTTTGGATGCATTCTGGGCTTTCCCAGAGAGGTCTCCGCCCATAGTCTGCAAAGGGAAGGGGTAGATGACCATGGAAAACGGCCGTTGGCCTAGGGCAGAGCACTACTGGCCCATCACCACAGTGGGCCACAACAAAGCCAGAAGGCTGGACCTAAAGCCCCTCCCTGTGTCTGACATGGCAAGGCCATCTGGTGATGGGGCATCTGCAACAAGGGGCCTTTCTTAAGAAACTCATGGTCTCCTTTTATAGGGAGCCAGGGATGCACAATGGAAAGGCTCTTTCCCTGCCAGGCCTCAATACTCACATGTGTCTTGCCACTTCCTGTCTGGCCGTATGCAAAACAAGTTGCTTTTCCACCTTCGAAGATTGTCTGTACCAGTGGCCTTGCTGTGAACCTAGAAGAGGAGTAGAGTATTTGTATCTGTTCCCAAAATGTGCTCCTTGGAACATGTCCTGCCACCCTTCCACTGCAGAGTTCTCAGGGTCGATTCCTCCTTCTAAGAATAGCACTCCTCTCTTGCCTCAGTGATCCCACCTGACCCCAACCCCACTTACAAATCTAAATACTCTTAGCAAACTGGCAGtgggatgggggttgggggatCCCTGGGCTGACTACCCAGGAGCAAGCTGATGGCCCATACTCTAAGTCATCTAATCTTTCCTCTGACCCTGGAGACACAGGATGAAAGCCTAAGCTCAGCATCCAACTTCCAGCAGAAGAGACactactggctgggcatggtggctcacgcctgtaatcccagaactttgagaggctgaagtgtgtggatcacctgagctcaggagtttgagaccagcctgaccaacatggtgaaactgtctgtactaaaaatacaaaaaattagccaggtgtggtgatacatgcctgtaatcccagctacttgggaggctggggcaggagaattgcttaaacccgggaggcgggggttgcaatgagctgagatctcaccactgcactccagcctgggtgacagactgactgagaccccgtctcaaaaaataaataaataaaaataaaataaaataaatatccctATGAGGGTACTGGGTGCTGTATTAGAAAGGGCAGATccggggccgggcgcagtggctcacacctttaatcgcagcactttgggaggccaaggcgaacagatcacctgaggtcaggagttcgagaccagcctgaccaacagggcgaaaccctgtctttactaaaaacacaaaattagccaggtgtgatggtgggcacctgtaatctcagctactcaggaggctgaggcaggagaattgctggaacctgggaggcggaggttgcagtgagctgagattgtgcccctgcactctagtctgggcaacaagagtgaaattctgtctcaaaaaaaaaaaaaaaaagcagcagagcAGATCCCAGTGGACAATAAGATGGCTGCATAAGGCACAGGAAGAATCCCTGGAGCCTGGCCAGCCCTGCCTCAGCGCATAATGGGTAATACCTCATTATTCAGGATCCACTCAAGGATGGGCCACTAAGCTCAAAGGGTATGAcccaaagaaaacacagaagcgAGGAAGAGCCTCAGAATTCAGCATGTCTGTGAGTAGTGTTACCACCATGTCCCACAACAAAAATGGAAGGGCACAAGGAGGGAAAAATAGATGCAAGGGACTAACCTGTAGACAACTTCATTTGAAGCTGTTTCATCAAATGCAAAGTCAAAGCAGAATGCTTGGTTCTCCAAATACTTTGTTAAGTCCACTTTCAACTTGGGTTCATGTACCAAGAGGAGACACTTGCTAGGAATGGAAATCACATCAATTTCCTTCTTGGCCAATTCTGCAGAAGGAGAGTATTTCAGGGGGTGCTCCCTGGAAACAGAAGGCCCCTTAATCAGTCTGAAGCCTCTTCCTGACTGAACAGGACTTACCTTGCTTATTCAGTGGGCGTTTCCTAACACAGACACATATTCTGTGCTCTTCGATCTGCAAGTGGATGAGAGGAGGCAACCAACAGCAAAGGGTCAGAGCAATTTCAAAAGCAAGCTTGTCCAGAACTTCCACCCCTTTCAATCCCATGTCTGGCCCAGTCAGAGGACAAGGTCTAACACTAGGACCCCTGCATCCTCCATTAGATACTCCAGAGCACAAGATGAGAGCACTGGATTTTGTTCCCATTTTTCTCACTCTGCTGTCTACAGGAGTTTCAGCACTACTTTCATGATTCTTACTAATGCAGGAATCTAGCCAACCTATGGTAGTGGGAGTGGAACCCAGTTTATAAAGATCAGACCCCTCCCATGCGGGCCTCACTAGCTTCAGCCCACCaaaggatattaaaaaataacCTCGGCTGGACatattggctcacgcctgtaattccagaactttgggaggccaaggtgggcagatcatgaggtcaggagttcaaaaccagcctggccaacatggtgaaaccccatctctactaaaaatacaagaattagctggacttggtggcacatgcctgtaatcccagctaatggggaggctgaggcaggagaattgcttgaacccgggaggcagaggctgcagtgagccaagatcatgccattgtactccagcctgggcgacagagtgagactccgtctcaaaaaataaaataaaataaaatagcctctgccaggcacggtggcttacacctgtaatcccagcactttgggaagtcgaggcgggcagatcgcttgaacctagaagttcgagattggcctgggcaacatggtgaaacccccgtctgccaaaaatacaaaaaatcagcaggGTGCGGTGgaatgcatctgtggtcccagctacccgggaggctgaggtagggaggatcactcaagcccagggaagtggaggttgcagtgatccaagatcgcaccactgcactccagcctgcgtgacagagaccccatctcaaaaaaaaaaaaaaacaaaaaaaacgctcAAAGGTGAGTAAAGATTCCTGCATGCCCTCATTCCTGTAAAGAGAAGTTTTCTGTCCCTCAATTGTACACTTACTCAAGAAAGAGAAGTTCTTTAGATGTACTTACAGGATCAGTCATAGTAAGTGGATGACATTCCAAAGTAGCCCGAAATTCTTTAATCATTCGGGCAAATTCCCAGTTTGGAAAACTACTGTCATACTCCTGGTTTGAGACGAGAGTGAAAAAGGGCAGATTGTTAAGATATAAGTGCTCTCAGACCCCTATGCGGCAGCAGCAATAGCTCTTTGCTCACCACCCTTCACAGTTGTCAAAGTCCCCGCCCTGGCTGTAGGTTGAGAAGCCAGGTACAAAGCACTGGGGAAGAGACTGGCAGAGGGGCCTAAGCATACACCAAAGCATGCTAGAAACTGGGACTAGGGCCAGTTCCACA
This region of Macaca fascicularis isolate 582-1 chromosome 1, T2T-MFA8v1.1 genomic DNA includes:
- the KIF2C gene encoding kinesin-like protein KIF2C isoform X1; protein product: MAMDSSLQARLFPGLAIKIQRSNGLIHSANVRTVNLEKSCVSVEWAEGGATKGKEIDFDDVAAINPELLQLLPLHPKDNLPLQENVTIQKQKRRSVNSKIPAPKESLRTRSTRMSTVSELRVTAQENDMEVELPAAANTRKQFSVPPTHPRPSCPAVAEIPSRMVSEEVEEQVHSIRGSSSANPVNSVRRKSCIVKEVEKMKNKREEKKAQNSEMRMKRAQEYDSSFPNWEFARMIKEFRATLECHPLTMTDPIEEHRICVCVRKRPLNKQELAKKEIDVISIPSKCLLLVHEPKLKVDLTKYLENQAFCFDFAFDETASNEVVYRFTARPLVQTIFEGGKATCFAYGQTGSGKTHTMGGDLSGKAQNASKGIYAMASRDVFLLKNQPCYRKLGLEVYVTFFEIYNGKLFDLLNKKAKLRVLEDGKQQVQVVGLQEHLVNSADDVIKMIDMGSACRTSGQTFANSNSSRSHACFQILLRAKGRMHGKFSLVDLAGNERGADTSSADRQTRMEGAEINKSLLALKECIRALGQNKAHTPFRESKLTQVLRDSFIGENSRTCMIATISPGISSCEYTLNTLRYADRVKELSPHSGPSGEQLIQMETEEMEACSNGALIPGNLSKEEEELSSQMSSFNEAMTQIRELEERAVEELKEIIQQGPDWLELSEMTEQPDYDLETFVNKAEFALAQQAKHFSALRDVIKALRLAMQLEEQASRQISSKKRPQ
- the KIF2C gene encoding kinesin-like protein KIF2C isoform X2; the protein is MVRSGVPRSRGLVSGLIHSANVRTVNLEKSCVSVEWAEGGATKGKEIDFDDVAAINPELLQLLPLHPKDNLPLQENVTIQKQKRRSVNSKIPAPKESLRTRSTRMSTVSELRVTAQENDMEVELPAAANTRKQFSVPPTHPRPSCPAVAEIPSRMVSEEVEEQVHSIRGSSSANPVNSVRRKSCIVKEVEKMKNKREEKKAQNSEMRMKRAQEYDSSFPNWEFARMIKEFRATLECHPLTMTDPIEEHRICVCVRKRPLNKQELAKKEIDVISIPSKCLLLVHEPKLKVDLTKYLENQAFCFDFAFDETASNEVVYRFTARPLVQTIFEGGKATCFAYGQTGSGKTHTMGGDLSGKAQNASKGIYAMASRDVFLLKNQPCYRKLGLEVYVTFFEIYNGKLFDLLNKKAKLRVLEDGKQQVQVVGLQEHLVNSADDVIKMIDMGSACRTSGQTFANSNSSRSHACFQILLRAKGRMHGKFSLVDLAGNERGADTSSADRQTRMEGAEINKSLLALKECIRALGQNKAHTPFRESKLTQVLRDSFIGENSRTCMIATISPGISSCEYTLNTLRYADRVKELSPHSGPSGEQLIQMETEEMEACSNGALIPGNLSKEEEELSSQMSSFNEAMTQIRELEERAVEELKEIIQQGPDWLELSEMTEQPDYDLETFVNKAEFALAQQAKHFSALRDVIKALRLAMQLEEQASRQISSKKRPQ